The following proteins are co-located in the Actinomycetota bacterium genome:
- a CDS encoding polysaccharide deacetylase family protein, giving the protein MARRSVAPRGRNAVVSVIGTRGGAAVKRLVRTFLRARPIGDAVRAIAALEGRSLVLVYHRVTAAEPPEHEVVPSVPPMLFRRQLEALADVGNIVPLDEIVRDLDRHSKPRFAITLDDDFATHFEDALPALIELGAPATFFLSGRSLHGLGPYWFEQLERLVAKRGIGTVARLVGVATDRIDDVIRACEIDPALQERLEAEAPNAPRHLGSQEILRLSRAGMAIGFHTLSHKVLVGLDDEEVAAALRAGRKEIEGVIGRPLVHFAYPHGKADRRTANSAREAGYEAAWTGRPHAIRRGDDRYLLGRWEPGELDVDDFLVGTAIRLSR; this is encoded by the coding sequence ATGGCTCGACGATCTGTCGCGCCTCGAGGCCGCAACGCCGTCGTCTCCGTGATCGGCACGCGTGGAGGCGCCGCCGTCAAGCGCCTGGTTCGAACGTTCCTTCGCGCCAGACCGATCGGCGACGCAGTTCGCGCCATTGCTGCGCTCGAAGGCCGGAGCCTGGTACTCGTGTACCACCGGGTGACGGCGGCGGAGCCGCCTGAGCACGAGGTCGTGCCCAGCGTTCCCCCAATGCTGTTCCGACGCCAGCTGGAAGCACTTGCCGACGTCGGCAACATCGTTCCCCTCGATGAGATCGTCCGTGATCTGGATCGCCACTCGAAACCGAGGTTCGCGATCACGCTCGACGACGACTTTGCGACGCACTTCGAGGACGCTTTGCCCGCGCTCATCGAACTTGGGGCGCCCGCGACGTTCTTCCTGTCGGGTCGTTCGCTCCATGGACTCGGCCCGTACTGGTTCGAACAACTGGAGCGGCTGGTGGCCAAACGAGGCATCGGAACGGTCGCTCGTCTCGTCGGCGTGGCGACAGATCGCATCGACGACGTGATCCGCGCGTGTGAGATCGACCCTGCGTTGCAGGAGCGCCTCGAGGCGGAGGCGCCGAACGCGCCACGGCATCTCGGCAGCCAGGAGATCCTGCGGCTGTCACGCGCCGGTATGGCGATCGGTTTCCATACGCTCAGCCACAAGGTGCTCGTAGGGCTCGATGACGAAGAGGTCGCGGCGGCGCTGAGGGCGGGACGGAAGGAGATCGAGGGCGTGATCGGCCGCCCGCTTGTGCACTTCGCCTATCCGCACGGCAAGGCCGACCGTAGGACCGCGAACAGTGCGAGGGAAGCCGGATACGAGGCGGCCTGGACAGGGCGCCCGCACGCGATACGTCGTGGCGACGATCGGTACCTGCTCGGTCGATGGGAACCCGGCGAGCTCGACGTCGACGATTTCCTCGTCGGCACGGCGATCAGGTTGAGCCGGTGA
- a CDS encoding glycosyltransferase, which translates to MTDVSVVIPTRDRRDLLRLAVVSVLSQQDVDIEIIVVDDASTDDVAGMVSSLADRRVRVVRQTPSGGVSAARNRGIAEARGEWVAFLDDDDLWAPQKLAFQLEAATRSSRTWVYTGDVNVDGDLRVLTASAPPTPEQVMERLPRYNPVPSGASNVLVRADALAEAGQFDPGLHRTEDWDMWIRVARTGPPAFVPRPLVAYRFHTANVAAETTAIIEEADRLAARHGIPVDRAAMRRRAAWISLRANDRHRAIRHYARAVAMGDVRSAARAAVALVHPAVGSNRLFALLPQSPADDERRREAQEWLDDLSRLEAATPSSP; encoded by the coding sequence ATGACCGACGTCTCGGTGGTCATCCCGACTCGCGACCGCCGCGATCTCTTGCGTCTCGCGGTTGTCAGCGTGCTCAGCCAGCAAGACGTCGATATCGAGATCATCGTGGTGGACGACGCATCCACGGACGATGTCGCGGGCATGGTGTCTTCGCTCGCCGACCGCCGCGTGAGGGTCGTTCGGCAAACGCCATCTGGTGGCGTGAGCGCGGCACGGAATCGTGGGATCGCAGAGGCGAGAGGCGAGTGGGTTGCGTTCCTCGATGATGACGACCTGTGGGCGCCGCAGAAGCTTGCGTTCCAGCTCGAGGCTGCGACGAGATCGAGCCGAACGTGGGTGTACACGGGAGACGTGAACGTCGATGGCGACTTGCGCGTTCTCACCGCCTCCGCCCCTCCTACGCCGGAGCAGGTCATGGAGCGACTGCCCCGATACAACCCTGTGCCCAGCGGGGCCTCGAATGTTCTCGTTCGCGCCGATGCATTGGCCGAGGCGGGCCAGTTCGACCCCGGACTCCACCGGACCGAGGACTGGGACATGTGGATCAGGGTGGCGCGAACGGGGCCACCGGCGTTCGTCCCTCGGCCATTGGTCGCCTACCGGTTCCATACCGCTAACGTCGCGGCGGAGACGACGGCGATCATCGAGGAGGCCGACCGCCTCGCCGCGCGGCACGGCATCCCCGTCGATCGCGCCGCGATGCGGCGCCGAGCGGCCTGGATCTCCCTCCGCGCCAACGACCGCCACAGGGCGATCCGTCACTACGCACGGGCGGTTGCGATGGGAGATGTCCGGTCGGCGGCAAGAGCCGCGGTGGCGCTGGTGCATCCGGCAGTCGGCTCGAATCGCCTGTTCGCACTGTTACCGCAGTCGCCGGCGGATGACGAGCGGCGTCGCGAGGCGCAGGAATGGCTCGACGATCTGTCGCGCCTCGAGGCCGCAACGCCGTCGTCTCCGTGA
- a CDS encoding glycosyltransferase, translating to MSDPDVSVVLPTRDRYRFLNRAVTSALAQTGVQLEVLVVDDASTDATNEMMSQLADPRVRYVRKTVSEGVSAARNTGISEAKGRWIAFLDDDDVWSPDKLARQVSVMDANGTAWSFGGDVAVDSELNILGGGPPPSSDEVVRLVERHNSVPAGASNVVVSAEALAAAGPFDIGLTNSEDWDMWIRLARAGPPDSVSRPLVAITYHDGNASRNMDSMLRQLDLVAKRYGIRIDRARHLRWAAWHALLEGRRADAARYYARAAAAGDIASLGRIAVAIVDPGFATRRKQRGSAGHDSWIAQAREWLEPLKDAVRTS from the coding sequence GTGAGCGATCCGGACGTGAGCGTGGTACTGCCGACTCGTGACCGGTATCGCTTCCTGAACCGCGCGGTCACCAGCGCTCTCGCGCAGACGGGCGTCCAACTCGAAGTGCTCGTCGTCGACGACGCGTCAACGGACGCGACGAACGAGATGATGTCGCAGCTCGCCGACCCGCGAGTGCGTTACGTGAGGAAGACCGTATCGGAGGGCGTCAGCGCGGCTCGCAACACCGGGATCTCCGAAGCGAAGGGCCGATGGATCGCGTTCCTCGACGATGACGACGTCTGGTCGCCTGACAAGTTGGCTCGACAGGTCAGCGTGATGGACGCCAACGGCACGGCGTGGTCGTTTGGGGGTGACGTGGCGGTCGATAGCGAGCTGAACATCCTCGGGGGTGGGCCGCCCCCGTCGTCCGATGAGGTGGTTCGCCTCGTGGAGCGACACAACTCGGTGCCGGCCGGGGCGTCGAACGTCGTCGTCTCCGCCGAGGCCCTGGCCGCTGCGGGTCCGTTCGATATCGGGCTGACCAACAGCGAGGACTGGGACATGTGGATCCGGCTGGCCCGCGCCGGACCTCCCGACTCGGTGAGTCGTCCGCTCGTGGCGATCACGTATCACGACGGCAACGCCTCTCGAAACATGGATTCGATGCTGCGGCAGCTCGACCTTGTGGCCAAGCGCTACGGGATCCGGATCGATCGAGCGCGACACCTCCGATGGGCCGCTTGGCACGCGCTCCTGGAAGGGCGCCGAGCCGACGCCGCGCGGTACTACGCTCGCGCCGCTGCCGCCGGCGACATCGCTTCGCTGGGACGGATCGCCGTTGCAATCGTCGACCCCGGTTTCGCGACCCGGCGAAAGCAGCGAGGGAGCGCCGGCCACGACAGCTGGATCGC
- a CDS encoding glycosyltransferase has product MRIAQVAPRGEQPWSGVLTVIVHLSAALARRGHEVEVWRWSDWPSDRYAVQRRVLETGGVVEVPLPGSWIPGRAAGALAEIRAVDVIHLHGAFNPSNTAIARSLRRPYAFTPHSGYDPVSLRRSRWAKLAYRTVFERRMLERAALLVALTDAELYDLRRFGATAPAEVIPNGVEPSPDDLDADAFRRELALPGDAPLAVFVGRLDVHRKGLDVLVRGIADAPDWHLALVGPPFRDVELLERIVAELNLGDRVHFVGERHGRHLQQTVYGADVFALTSRWEGMPMVLLEALALARPAVVSSAVERTVGVADAGAGWVVNEGDVGRVLRGIHREELSERGRAALQLSKRYDWDPVAERYEAAYERARGSRERVSP; this is encoded by the coding sequence GTGCGCATCGCCCAGGTTGCGCCGCGGGGCGAGCAGCCCTGGTCCGGCGTCCTGACGGTCATCGTTCACCTGTCCGCCGCATTGGCGCGACGGGGCCACGAGGTCGAGGTCTGGCGGTGGTCCGATTGGCCCTCAGACCGCTACGCGGTGCAGCGTCGTGTGTTGGAGACGGGCGGCGTGGTCGAGGTACCTCTACCGGGATCGTGGATCCCGGGTCGAGCAGCGGGAGCGCTCGCCGAGATACGAGCGGTCGACGTCATACACCTCCACGGTGCGTTCAATCCGTCGAACACGGCAATCGCGCGCTCTCTCCGGCGCCCGTACGCGTTCACTCCGCACAGTGGTTACGACCCGGTTTCCCTCCGGCGGAGCCGTTGGGCCAAGCTTGCCTACCGCACGGTATTTGAACGGCGGATGCTCGAGCGGGCCGCACTGCTCGTCGCACTCACCGATGCGGAGCTCTACGACCTCCGCCGATTCGGCGCGACCGCGCCGGCGGAAGTGATCCCGAACGGGGTCGAGCCGTCTCCGGACGACCTCGACGCCGATGCGTTCCGCCGAGAGCTCGCCCTGCCGGGCGATGCGCCTCTCGCCGTGTTCGTCGGTCGCCTCGACGTCCATCGAAAGGGACTCGACGTGCTCGTCCGAGGGATCGCCGATGCCCCGGATTGGCACCTTGCACTGGTCGGTCCGCCGTTTCGCGACGTCGAACTCCTGGAGCGGATCGTTGCCGAGCTGAACCTCGGCGACCGCGTGCACTTCGTCGGGGAACGCCATGGCCGCCACCTTCAGCAGACCGTCTACGGAGCTGATGTGTTTGCTTTGACGTCCCGATGGGAGGGCATGCCGATGGTCCTCCTCGAGGCGCTCGCGCTCGCGCGCCCCGCCGTGGTCAGCTCGGCCGTCGAGCGAACGGTCGGCGTCGCCGACGCCGGCGCCGGCTGGGTCGTGAACGAGGGCGATGTCGGACGCGTTCTTCGCGGCATCCACAGGGAAGAGCTCTCGGAGCGTGGCCGAGCGGCGCTTCAGCTATCGAAGCGATACGACTGGGATCCGGTGGCCGAGCGATACGAGGCCGCCTACGAGCGAGCTCGTGGATCGCGTGAGCGAGTGAGTCCGTGA
- a CDS encoding glycosyltransferase family 87 protein — MSRPALDEPTGAERLREPQSETASSDRWTPRWLSWSLIASAGLVFLAWLFLSVMHVDDRYQLDHVSGARIALAQRFNDGTLYPELYDGRLYGGTRFMPIPIVVHGLVARLTDDYVVSGKLVSYAFTAALVATMFVLLRRLRCPFALAVALPALVLTTATGLSGSMNARADVLPLLLQVIAVGIVADTARRGPTIAAGALAGVAFMSKLSAVWAPVAIVIWLFARDRKRTPMFAVAFVATAGALLALFTVITDGRILENVFGLSTSGVTGLRSILLTPYRFVHLMVDQMTTAWAVIPLVGLAAWTSMRFRAASIWLVSLLCALGVVLVVLTDVGTGFNQLIDIVVLIAIVIGEFVGRLWDEHAAIEAGTARILQTVIVLVLLWVTLSGLAVTFGPDVETTLQGQVSFDPEPLAGLEPPPRSVLSDDPYVPVSLGQVPVVLDAFMLPRLADEHPDAIPDLVERIDAREFDLIVLVEPLEPVERSWWTEQHFGIDVARAMSRAYTYVGRMQGYHLYEPNADTAT; from the coding sequence GTGAGTCGGCCGGCGCTGGACGAGCCCACCGGTGCGGAGCGCCTCCGAGAGCCTCAAAGCGAGACGGCGTCGAGCGATCGATGGACGCCACGGTGGCTCTCGTGGTCGCTGATCGCCAGTGCGGGCCTCGTCTTCCTCGCCTGGCTCTTCCTGTCGGTGATGCACGTCGACGACCGATATCAGCTCGACCACGTGTCGGGCGCCCGCATCGCGCTCGCTCAGCGCTTCAACGACGGGACGCTCTATCCAGAGCTGTACGACGGCCGCCTGTACGGCGGAACGAGGTTCATGCCCATCCCCATCGTCGTGCACGGTCTGGTCGCTCGGCTCACCGATGACTATGTCGTCTCGGGCAAGCTCGTCAGCTACGCGTTCACGGCGGCGCTCGTCGCGACGATGTTCGTTCTGCTGCGGCGTCTGCGGTGCCCGTTCGCGCTCGCCGTCGCCCTGCCGGCGCTGGTGCTGACCACTGCTACCGGATTGTCCGGCTCGATGAACGCTCGCGCCGACGTGCTTCCGCTCCTGCTTCAGGTGATCGCCGTGGGGATCGTCGCAGACACCGCTCGACGAGGTCCGACGATCGCCGCGGGCGCTCTCGCCGGTGTCGCGTTCATGTCGAAGCTCAGCGCCGTGTGGGCGCCGGTCGCGATCGTCATCTGGCTCTTCGCCCGCGACCGCAAGCGGACCCCTATGTTCGCCGTGGCATTCGTCGCCACGGCCGGAGCGCTCCTCGCGCTGTTCACCGTGATCACCGACGGACGCATCCTGGAGAACGTCTTCGGTCTTTCGACCTCCGGCGTCACCGGACTTCGCTCGATCCTGTTGACCCCCTACCGGTTCGTCCATCTCATGGTCGACCAGATGACGACGGCGTGGGCGGTGATCCCACTCGTCGGCCTCGCAGCGTGGACGTCCATGAGATTCCGAGCCGCCTCGATCTGGCTGGTCAGCCTGCTCTGTGCCCTGGGCGTTGTCCTGGTCGTGCTCACCGACGTGGGGACGGGCTTCAACCAGCTGATCGACATCGTCGTGTTGATCGCCATCGTGATCGGTGAGTTCGTCGGACGCCTGTGGGACGAGCACGCCGCGATCGAGGCAGGGACCGCGCGCATCCTCCAGACCGTCATCGTCCTCGTTCTGCTCTGGGTCACGCTGAGCGGCCTCGCCGTGACGTTCGGCCCGGACGTCGAAACGACGCTCCAAGGGCAGGTGTCGTTCGACCCCGAGCCGCTCGCGGGCCTCGAGCCACCTCCCCGCTCCGTGCTCTCCGACGACCCATACGTCCCCGTCTCACTGGGACAGGTGCCGGTCGTGCTCGACGCGTTCATGCTTCCGCGGCTCGCGGACGAGCACCCCGATGCGATCCCAGATCTTGTCGAGCGCATCGATGCCCGCGAGTTCGACCTCATCGTCCTCGTCGAGCCGCTCGAGCCGGTCGAGAGATCGTGGTGGACGGAGCAGCATTTCGGTATCGACGTCGCACGCGCGATGTCGCGCGCCTACACGTACGTCGGGAGGATGCAGGGGTATCACCTGTACGAGCCGAACGCGGACACCGCGACGTGA
- a CDS encoding methyltransferase domain-containing protein has translation MKRLQVATVVLPAYGVHEAIGAVVRDLAVAAYALRTREIDLEVLLVDGGWHGEAAKQVASELGLPLTVVDGPASGSGEAYLEGFRRVVEAGTADLVVTLDANGRHDPTEIPNLIDHLIDRDCHVVIGSRWTHGSGTPGLSPSRWLLGRLANLAFRWVTASPRIGDATTSFRVARVELLREFDLATTPVDPYSVHTAFVAKAIARGYRVEEAPIIYRSPVAGGGGLSVGDIGEFGAHLVALRREMQGIRERRLSPAGRAFAVDHFGADDDIECLAASRYFFDWVLESFERYLHGRVLEVGAGTGTITRKLVERFPDVSVVALEPARNMFAGLEAYAAHTDRVVARRETLADYPRSDDAFDAVLYVNVLEHIADDEREIRLAAEALRPGGALLVFGPALEALYGDLDHKAGHYRRYTRRRLRQIVEAAGLRVTLLRYFDVLGVMPYLIVYRWLHHSTISSSTIWGYDRVIVPLSRVLQRILGDPPVGKNVILVAHKP, from the coding sequence ATGAAGCGTCTACAGGTGGCAACCGTCGTGTTGCCGGCATACGGCGTTCACGAGGCGATCGGGGCTGTCGTCCGCGATCTCGCCGTAGCGGCGTATGCCCTGCGCACGCGAGAGATCGACCTCGAGGTTCTGCTCGTCGACGGGGGCTGGCATGGCGAGGCCGCCAAGCAGGTGGCGAGCGAGCTCGGCTTGCCGTTGACGGTCGTCGACGGGCCGGCATCCGGATCCGGCGAGGCGTATCTCGAGGGCTTCCGGCGCGTCGTCGAAGCGGGAACGGCCGATCTCGTCGTGACGCTCGATGCGAACGGACGCCACGATCCGACCGAGATCCCCAATCTCATCGATCACCTGATCGACCGTGACTGCCACGTCGTCATCGGCTCGCGGTGGACGCACGGGAGCGGCACGCCCGGCCTCAGCCCATCACGGTGGCTCCTGGGGAGGCTGGCGAACCTCGCGTTCCGGTGGGTGACGGCGAGCCCCCGGATCGGTGATGCGACGACGAGCTTCCGCGTCGCGCGGGTCGAGCTCCTTCGCGAATTCGACCTCGCGACGACGCCGGTCGACCCGTACAGCGTGCACACTGCCTTCGTCGCGAAGGCGATCGCTCGCGGCTACCGTGTCGAAGAGGCTCCGATCATCTACCGCTCCCCGGTGGCCGGCGGCGGTGGGCTGTCGGTCGGTGACATCGGCGAGTTCGGCGCACACCTCGTCGCGCTGCGCCGAGAGATGCAAGGCATCCGGGAGCGGCGTCTGTCGCCCGCCGGACGAGCGTTCGCCGTCGACCACTTCGGAGCCGACGACGACATCGAGTGCCTCGCGGCAAGCAGGTATTTCTTCGACTGGGTCCTCGAATCATTCGAGCGGTACCTGCACGGGCGCGTTCTCGAGGTGGGGGCGGGAACCGGGACGATCACCCGCAAGCTGGTCGAGCGCTTCCCGGACGTGTCGGTCGTCGCGCTGGAACCGGCGCGCAACATGTTCGCCGGCCTCGAGGCGTACGCCGCGCACACCGACCGCGTGGTCGCGAGGCGGGAGACCCTCGCCGACTACCCTCGTTCCGACGACGCGTTCGACGCCGTGCTCTACGTGAACGTCCTGGAGCACATCGCCGATGACGAGCGCGAGATTCGGTTGGCGGCCGAGGCGTTGCGTCCCGGCGGCGCGCTTCTCGTTTTCGGGCCTGCCCTCGAGGCCCTCTACGGCGACCTCGACCACAAGGCCGGTCACTATCGTCGGTACACTCGGCGTCGCCTTCGGCAGATCGTCGAAGCGGCGGGTCTGCGCGTCACACTCCTGCGGTACTTCGACGTGCTCGGCGTGATGCCGTATCTGATCGTTTACCGGTGGCTCCACCATTCGACGATCTCGAGCTCGACGATCTGGGGGTACGACCGGGTGATCGTGCCTCTCAGCCGAGTACTCCAGCGTATCTTGGGTGATCCACCGGTCGGGAAGAACGTCATCCTCGTCGCGCACAAGCCATGA
- a CDS encoding decaprenyl-phosphate phosphoribosyltransferase codes for MDTPDTRADLNIPMEEHSNAVGAPTVRPLGVPRKIGLARAVVTTARPRQWAKNVLVFGAPATGGVLLEPEPLRAAVAAFVAFCLVASGVYFLNDVVDVASDLQHPTKRLRPIAAGAISRGLAIAVGALLVVAGMAVGAIGAGAALVGVLAGYVGLFFAYTFVLRNIALLDLAGVAGGFLLRAVAGGVATDVPLSMWFLMVAGFGSLFLAAGKRHAEFVQL; via the coding sequence ATGGATACGCCGGACACGCGAGCCGACCTGAACATCCCGATGGAGGAACATTCGAACGCCGTCGGGGCGCCGACGGTCCGACCCCTCGGCGTACCCCGGAAGATCGGTCTCGCCAGAGCCGTCGTCACGACGGCACGTCCGCGCCAGTGGGCGAAGAACGTGCTGGTGTTCGGTGCGCCGGCCACGGGTGGCGTACTCCTCGAGCCTGAACCGCTCCGGGCGGCCGTCGCCGCATTCGTTGCGTTCTGTCTCGTCGCGAGCGGCGTGTACTTCCTGAACGACGTGGTCGACGTCGCGTCGGATCTCCAGCATCCGACGAAACGACTTCGGCCGATCGCCGCGGGCGCGATCTCCCGTGGGCTCGCCATCGCCGTCGGCGCCCTCCTCGTTGTCGCGGGGATGGCCGTCGGCGCCATCGGGGCAGGCGCCGCACTCGTCGGCGTCCTCGCCGGATACGTGGGCCTCTTCTTCGCGTACACGTTCGTCCTGCGGAACATCGCGTTGCTCGATTTGGCCGGAGTCGCGGGAGGGTTCCTGTTGCGCGCGGTGGCCGGCGGCGTCGCGACCGATGTGCCGCTCTCGATGTGGTTCCTGATGGTCGCGGGGTTCGGTTCGCTGTTCCTCGCTGCGGGCAAGCGCCACGCTGAATTCGTTCAGCTCG